In Chthoniobacterales bacterium, a single window of DNA contains:
- the infA gene encoding translation initiation factor IF-1 translates to MAQEQAIEVEGKITSVLAGTMFHVELANKHTVLAHISGKMRKRFIRLTNGDRVKMEMSPYDLSKARIVYRLG, encoded by the coding sequence ATGGCTCAAGAACAAGCAATCGAAGTCGAAGGCAAGATTACGTCCGTCCTCGCGGGCACGATGTTTCATGTCGAACTCGCGAACAAGCACACCGTCCTCGCCCACATCTCGGGCAAGATGCGCAAGCGCTTCATCCGCCTCACGAACGGCGACCGCGTGAAGATGGAAATGTCCCCCTACGACCTCAGCAAGGCCCGCATCGTCTACCGTCTCGGGTAG
- a CDS encoding fatty acid desaturase, protein MRIPWGYFRWQNTLFLGTTLLATLTVVPWYLWTHGLDLFQFCLFIFFFFATGMSITLGYHRYFSHLTFQANWSVKLFTLLFGAAAFEGSAVAWSADHRRHHKHVDHDEDPYDISKGLFHAHIGWLLFRTGPDTPLTWVRDLQKDKLAMWQHRHYVPLAFLMSFGLPTLVGYLVGGGSAALGAFLLSGVARVVAVHHMTFCINSLCHWIGDRPYSSKVSARDSFFMALFTFGEGYHNYHHEFQYDYRNGVKPWQYDPTKWAIWTLNKLGLVRNLRTVDEEKILKAQIVEQQRRLAAKLEKRGTPVGESLQALLHSAQERLHEAIAHWEKAMGEWRAAAERRHELSREHRRELKRELDDATQRLREALRHLRYAHEA, encoded by the coding sequence ATGCGTATTCCCTGGGGCTACTTCCGCTGGCAAAACACTCTCTTTCTGGGGACGACCCTCCTGGCGACCCTCACCGTGGTGCCCTGGTATCTCTGGACACACGGTCTCGATCTCTTCCAGTTCTGTCTGTTCATCTTCTTTTTCTTTGCCACCGGGATGAGCATCACGCTCGGCTACCACCGGTATTTCTCGCACCTCACCTTCCAGGCGAACTGGTCGGTCAAACTCTTCACGCTCCTCTTTGGCGCCGCGGCTTTCGAAGGTTCCGCGGTCGCCTGGTCGGCGGATCACCGCCGACATCACAAGCATGTCGATCACGACGAGGATCCCTACGACATCTCCAAGGGCCTTTTCCATGCCCACATCGGCTGGCTGCTTTTCCGCACCGGTCCCGATACGCCGCTCACCTGGGTGCGCGACCTGCAGAAGGACAAGCTTGCCATGTGGCAGCACCGTCACTACGTCCCGCTCGCCTTCCTCATGAGCTTCGGTCTGCCGACCCTCGTTGGATATCTTGTCGGGGGAGGCTCGGCCGCGCTTGGCGCGTTCCTGCTCTCCGGCGTCGCTCGCGTGGTTGCCGTGCACCACATGACCTTCTGCATCAACTCGCTCTGCCACTGGATCGGCGACCGGCCCTACTCGAGCAAGGTCAGCGCCCGCGACAGCTTCTTCATGGCGCTCTTCACCTTTGGCGAGGGCTATCACAACTATCACCACGAGTTCCAATACGACTACCGCAACGGCGTGAAGCCCTGGCAGTATGACCCCACCAAGTGGGCGATCTGGACGCTCAACAAGCTCGGTCTCGTGCGCAACCTCCGCACCGTCGACGAGGAGAAGATCCTCAAGGCGCAGATCGTCGAGCAGCAGCGGCGCCTCGCCGCAAAGCTCGAGAAGCGCGGCACGCCGGTCGGCGAGTCGCTCCAGGCTCTGCTTCACAGCGCGCAGGAGCGTCTGCACGAGGCTATCGCCCATTGGGAAAAAGCGATGGGCGAATGGCGCGCCGCCGCCGAGCGTCGCCACGAGCTCTCGCGCGAACATCGCCGCGAACTCAAGCGCGAACTCGACGACGCCACGCAGCGTCTGCGCGAAGCGCTCCGCCATTTGCGCTACGCCCACGAGGCCTGA